Part of the Spirochaeta isovalerica genome, ACTCCTTTAGTTCTTCCGTTCCGAAGATATAGCGGCTTCCCGCTTCAGCCAGAGCTGTTAACTCATGCTCGCCAGCCTTTACGACTACAGGCGCAATCCAATCTACATACTCGGTTATCCACTTTGTACACAGAGGCGCATAAGATAACCCGCCGGTCAGGATAACGGCGTCGACTTCTCCTTTAAGAGCCGCCGCAGCGCTTCCTATTTCCCTGCCGATCTGATAGGTCATGGCATGATAAATTTCTTCAGCTTCAGCATCTCCTTCAGAAATACGTTTTTCTATTTCACGGCCGTCATCTGTTCCGAGATAGGCCAGCAGACCGGCATTTTTTGTCAGTACATTATTTAGTTCAGCAGCTGACCCGTATTCACCTGAAAAACAGAGCTTTACGAGCAGTGTCGATGGAAGGGTTCCGGCTCTCTGCGGAGAAAAGGGACCGCCATCATTTGCGTCGTTGGTATCAATCATTCTTCCCTTTTTCATCGGGACAATAGAAATTCCTCCGCCCAGATGGGCCACTACGAGATTCAGTTCATCCAGAGGTTTGCCGATGGATTCTCCGTAATGTCTTGCCATAGCTCTTATGTTCAAAGCATGGAGGCGGCTCCGCCGATTTATGCCGGGCAACCCGGAATATCGGGCATAGGGTTCGAATTGATCGACAGAGACAGGATCGCAAATCAATGAGGGACAGTTGAATTGTTCTGCTACAGAATGAGCGATAAGAGCTCCGAGATTCGATGGATGGTTTGAATATTTCTCAGTTCTCAAGTCATTCAGCATAATGTCGTTTATGCCATAACTTCCGGCATCGAGAGCTTTAACGGGAGCCCCTCTTCCAGCACAGCAATGCAGCTCATTGACATTGTTCTCTTTTAAAAATTGAGCAACAGTATCAGCGCGATATGCTTCCTGAGCTGCCGTAGTCTCGAAGTTATCCAGCTCAGCACGGCTGTGGGTGATCGACCTGGAAGCGATTTCCTTCACATTTCCGGCTTTCCCACTCTCGTATAAAGCGACTTTAGTCGATGTGGAACCGGGGTTTACAACAAGTATCTTTTTCACATCAGACTCCTGCTGCAGCCAATGCCAGAATTATGGAGTTTTTCTTTTCGCTGGCCTGATCCGCACGGGATAACATGATTATGGGAAATGACGCTCCGGCTATCATTCCTCCGGAAGGGAATCCGGCGCAAAGGATAAGGCTCTTTCCAAAAATATTACCTGTATTCATATCGGGAACGACGAGTATATCCGCATCTCCCTGAACGGGCCCTTTCAGACCTTTAATTTCACAAGCCCTTTTGCTCAGCGCAAGATCAATAGCAAGGGGTCCGTCTACGATCCCGCCGCTGATCTGTCCCCTTTCAGCCATTTTGGAAAGCAGAGCCGCGTCAAGCGATGCGGGAATCGACGGATTGACCCTTTCCATTGCAGTCAGAACCGCTGCTTTCGGATTGATAACTCCCAGATTATTGAAGACATCAATCGCATTCTGGGTAATGGCTGCTTTCTGCTGAAGATCGGGATCGATAACCATCCCGCCGTCAGTTACCCCCAGCAATTTGCCCTCAGCGGTTTCCGCCACAAGAATATGGGAAAGAAGGGCACTTTTCATAAGCTCATCTTTGCGTTTGAGCACAGCTTTCATAAATACCGAGGTATCGACTTTTCCCTTCATCAGAACATGAGCTTTTCCCTGAAGAACTGCATCAACTGCATCATCTGCGGGATTTCCGGAAGAAAGGACTGCGTATTGATTCAAGTCGAAGAGTGAGCATTCCTTTTCAATCTGATCTTCTTCTCCGACAAGGAGAAAAGTGCAAATGCCCTCTTTTTCAACTTCTTTTAATGCGGAATATATATTTTCTCCCGTGGGAGCCACCACTGCGATAATCGGTTTCTGTCCGCCTTTTAGCTTTTCCGCCAGATCCTGAAATGTCATCTATGAGTTCCTTCCCAATACGAATGCTTTTTTATTAATTGTAACGATTTCCTCACCTTTCCTGGTGAAAACATTTTCGATTGCTTTGAGAAAAGTCTCCTCTTTTATAGGCAGAACTTTTGAAGCGGATCCGACAAGAACCATATTCTGTGCTCTCTGCGAACCCGCTTCCACAGCCAGGTTTTTTGTATCGATGATCATCGAGCCCGGTATGGAGTCAATCACGGAATAGAGCTTATCCTGCTCCGGATATTCGGGAATATTAATAAAAGGTTCTTTACCGGTAATCAACTGGCCGCCTTTTCTCAGATAAGAAATATGGCGGATTGATTCGAGAGGTTCCATGGAGAGAATCATATCAGCCTGACCTTCGGATATGAGATCACTGAAAATTTCCTCCGATGAAATCCGCATAGTCGCTATGACAGCTCCGCCTCTCTGGGACATTCCATGGACTTCTGCCTGTTTAACCTGAAGACCTTCCATCATGGCTCCCCTGGCAATTATGGCGGCGACAGAAAGAACGCCCTGTCCGCCTACTCCGCATAAAACAATATTGTATGTCATTTTTAAATTACCCCTTAGCGTATTTTCTTTTAACTACATGAATACAGGCTCTCTGAGCAATGATTACCGAAACACCATTATATTCAACTTCCTCACGGATTATTTTAACATTCTCTTCGTGGTGTTTCGGAAGCGGAATAATCGTTCTGACATGTTCCGGACTGACACCGCATCCCTTTACCACATTAATGATTCCTGAAGATTCGACTATAGTCTGCTGCATTCCCGTCATGGCAGTAATACTGTTATCGAGAATCATGAGAGTGACTTTATTTCCGGCCGAGAGCATATCGACCAGTCCCTGAATACCTGTGTGCATAAAGGTACTGTCTCCGATAACACCAACTACGGGATGGGCTCCGGCTTCAGCGGCGCCTCTTGCCATGGTAACAGCCGCACCCATATCCAGACAGCTGTGAATGGCGTTATGGGGTGCGAAATAACCAAGGGTATAGCATCCGATATCAGAGGTAACAACAGGATTCTCATATTCACCCATAACTTCGTTAAGAGCTTTATAGCTGTCTGTATGAGGGCATCCTTTGCAGAGCTGGGGAGGACGCCCCGGCATTTCAATTTCCGGAATTTCCGCTTTTTCAAAAGCCTCGAGTCCCATGGCTTTACGGCAGATATCAGGAGTGATCTCCCCCAGGTGAGGAATGACATCATTGAGCTTACCATCAACCTGAACGGCCTGAGGCAATATGCCCTTCAGAAATCTCTCTACGAAGGGATACCCCTCCTCGATAACAATGACCCTTTTTGCAGAACCTGCCAGCTCCCTGATTTTGTCTTCAGGCATGGGGTAAAAACTGATATGGAGATGGGAAGGCTTATTCTCAAGGTCTCTTTCAGCTTCCTTGTAATAGTTATATGCAAGACCTGTCGTAATAACGGCAACATCTCTATTGTTCCCGTTAAGGATAAGAGGATTGTAATCGCTCTTTTCGGAAATTTCTGCCAGCACAGGTCTCTGCTGCCAGAGATCTTCATAGTTTTGACGGCTTAAAAATGGAAGGTTGGTCCAATGCGAACGATCCTTTGACGGGTTGAATTCGTTTTTGGGCCTGACTTCTCCCCTTTTTATAACCGCTCTTGAATGGGATATTCTTGTTGTTAATTTAAGAAGAACCGGCAGATGCAATTTTTCGGAAAGTTCGAAAGCATCCTTAGTCATTTCATAGGCTTCCTGCTGATTTCTCGGTTCAAGACATATGGTTCTGGCGAAATCGGCGTAATAACGGGAATCCTGTTCATTCTGTGATGAATGCATTCCCGGATCGTCAGCAACAGCGAGAACAAGCCCTCCGTGGATAGTATATCCGACTGAATTCATAAAGGCATCAGCCGCGACATTCAAACCTACATGCTTCATAGTGACCAGAGCTCTTTTACCCATCATGGATACGGCGACAGCTGCTTCGTAAGCTGTTTTTTCATTGGAACACCAGGAAGCGATTAAAGATTCATCCTCTTTCCGTTTCCATTCCTGAAGATATTCGACAATTTCTGTCGAAGGAGTTCCGGGATAACCATAGGCGATCGACAAGCCGGCATCTATAGCCCCCTGGGCAACCGCCTCATCTCCAAGCAATACCATTTCACTCATATTGAACCTCTTATTTTTTTTAACTCTTTCTTAATAAATTATAGACTCTATCTGATTTTATACAATTATTTTGAATTTTAGTCAAAAATTTTTATATAAGTTTTTATGTGTTTTTTTTATTTACAGATTTTAAATTCTGTAAAAATAGAATATAATAAATCTCAAATTGTAAATTATTGGAAAATTTCCTCGTATATAAGGAGTAAACTGTGATTCTTCACTATCAGTTTATTGAAACAGCAAAGAAAAATAAAAGCCGGACAGCTATCAAAGACAGGATGACCGGAGCGACAATCACCTTTGAAAAAGCTTTAATTGCATCTCTCATATTATCCAAGAAATTCAGCATTTATAAAGATAAATATCTCGGTATTATGATCCCCACATCAGCAGGGGCCATGCTTTCGTCCATCGGAACACTTATGGCGGGAAAGATTCCCGTTATGATCAATTATTCGACGGGAGCCGAAGAAAACTGCCGCTATGCCCAGCGGAAGTGCGGTTTTACTACGATCATTACGTCAAGGGCTCTTCTTGAGAAAATAAAATGTCCCCTTATCGACGGAATGATCTGCATTGAAGATATTATGACCGGTGTAACAGTGGTCGATAAAGTCGCAGCGGCTATCAGGACCAAACTACCCGCCCGATCCATAATCAATTCTCTACCGGCGACGGTCGAAGATGATACGGCAGCTATTTTATTCACAAGCGGCAGTGAAAAAGATCCGAAAGCGGTTCAGCTTTCCCACAAAAACATAGGATCAAATGCCATAGACTCATACAGCGTACTGGAACTGACCCCTGATGATGTCATGCTATCCGGTTTACCGCTTTTTCATATTTTCGGGCTCCAGACCAATTTCTGGCTCCCTTTGACTCATGGATTTACCGCGGTTACATATGCCAACCCTCTCGAGTACAAGACAGTCGTGTCGATTATGAAACGGGAAGGTTGTACGGCTATAGCCTCAACTCCCATTTTTCTCTCCGGATATCTGCGGGAATCAAAACCGGGAGACTTTGAGAAGCTGACACTTATCGTCGCCGGTGCCGACAAGACTCCCGACTGGTTGAGAGAAGGTTACAGAGAAAAGCACAATATCGAAATAGTCGAAGGCTACGGTGCGACTGAAACAAGTCCCGTTATCAGCGTAAACCGCAGGAACTGGAATAAACCGGGCAGCGTCGGCCTTCCCTACCCGAGTTGCCATGTCAAAATCATAGATATCGCTACGGGAGAAGAGTTGCCCATCGGTCAGGAAGGGAAAATCATGGTCAGCGGAGATCTGGTCATGAAGGGGTATCTGGACGAGAGCCAGACCAGAGAGGCTATTACAGATGGATGGTATTTCACTGGAGATATAGGTCTTCTGGATGAAGACGGATTTCTATGGCATAAAGGCAGACTGAAACGATTCGTCAAAATTGGCGGTGAAATGGTTTCGCTGGTAAAAACGGAAATGATTATTGAAGAGGTCCTTCATGAAGATATCGAATGTTGTGTCGTCGATGTACCGGATAAGGTAAAAGGCGCTTCTCTTGTCTGCGTTCTGACACATGAGATTGACAAAGACAAGCTGATCAAAGACCTCGCCGATAAACTGCCCCCCATAGCCATTCCCAAAAAATTCCTCGTTATTGATGAATTCCCTAAAATGGGAAGCGGGAAAGCTGATTTCAGAACAATCGGAGAGATGGCAAAGGAAAAGCTTGCCTAGGACCTGAAAAATAAATCAGACTTCCAGGATAACAGTGAATCTGGCTCCTCCGGATTCGCTGTTTGAACATTGTATCGTTCCGCCGTGATCATTAATTATTGTCTGTACAGATGCGAGTCCGATACCCATGCCGCGGCTGTTACGGCCGCGGTCATTTCTATAAAACAGTTCGAATATCTTATCCAGGTTTTCTTCGCTTATTCCCGAACCGGAATCCTCAAATACAAGTTCTATTTGAGTGCACTCTGCTTTCTCCCTCTGATCTGCGGAAAAAATGATGTAGTCTCCCGGTTCAGTATATCTGCAGGCATTATCAAAGAGATTTTCGAAAGCTCTGGAGAGAAGTTTATCATCGCCTTTAAGGATTGTATCCTCATCGATATTTATCTTTTCAAGATAGTTCCTGCCACAGAGGCTTGCATCATTGCGGAACATCGAGGAGATGTCTTGCAGCCATGTCGACATATTGATTTCTTTCCAGTTTTCCCTCCAGCCCGCTGTTCTGCTTCTGCTGTAATCCAGAAGTTCATTGATACGGCTATCGAGAAGAGAGGCTTTTTTCTGCATCAGCTCAACTGTGGAGGCCACTTCGTCCCTGTTCGTAATAACTCCATCGGATAAAGCTTCCAGATATCCCTGTATAGAGGTCAAAGGCGTTTTAAGATCATGTGTCACTGACATGACAAACCTCTGTTCCACGTTCCTTTTTTCCTTTAGCTCAACCCTCATTCTGTCTATGGCGTTTGCGACATGAACGAATTCATTGTCATATTTCAAGTTGATGCTTTCTTCCAGATTTCCTTCGGCTATCCGGTCCGAAGCGTCAATGAGCTTCTTGATGGAACTGTTGATAATCACGGTGGAGATCTGTCCGAAAACCAGTCCGAGAATAGATATTATAATTATAAATAAAGAGATCCCTACGCGCATCTGCTGTTTATAGATGGCAGGAAACATGGCGTTATCAAAAAAACAGAAATACGGTTCATCGTTGTATTTGTAATGGGAAATACTCATATTTGTAGATCCCTTGAGGACAATCTGTGCCAGCATACTTGCCGTATCCTCTTTATCTATATCGATGCCATCACCTATATCGGTCTGGGAATAGATAACTTTCCCCGCGCTGTCCAGTATCAGGATGACACCTTTCGGATCAGTCGGCGGTTTGAAATCGTGTTCAATAATATATGTCAGGGGATATAATAAATACTTCGGTGCTTCGAGAGGGCCTGAACTGCTGTTACGGCTTTCGGCAATTCCCATAAAAATAAAGATCATTACGATCAGGACGATAAAAGGAGCGGCCAGAAAAAGCGTGAACATTGTTTTAAGATTAAAGGATTGTTTCATTTTCCCCTTCAGCGGATAAATAGTAGCCATAACCGTATTTTGTCATGAGAAACTGTGGTTCGGCAGGATTGATTTCTATTTTTTTTCTCAATCTCTGCATATGAACCGTTACAGTAGAAATATCGCCGTATTCATTCCCCCAGACTTCTTTGTAGATCTGCTCTTTGGAAAAAACCCGCCCTCTGTTTCTGGTCAGATAGAGAAGCAGATCCATTTCCCTTCTCGAAAGGTCTATCCTCTCTTCCCCCTTTTTAAGGATGTAGTGGGCGGGATCGAAAACGATTTCACCGAACTGAAAAAGCGTTTCGCGGCCACTGCTTTCAGCAGCGATTCTATTGAGGTGGGCTCTTATTCTGGCGGTAAGAACCCCGGGACTGAAAGGTTTTGTCACATAATCATCCGCACCGCCTCCGAAGCCGATCAGCATATCGGCGTCTTCTCTTCGTGCAGATAATATGAGAACGGGGATATTATTATCTTTTCTGATTTTTCTGAGAGTTTCAAATCCGTCGATTCCCGGCAGATTGATATCGAGAACCAATATGTCATAAGCCTGTTTCTCTAACTGCTGAAGTCCTTCTTCTCCGGTTTCGCACCAGTCGGAGTCGATCCCGTCTCTTTTGAGATACATGGCTATGAGCCGGGCAATGTCCTCTTCGTCTTCTATGATCAATACTTTTGCGTGCATTCATTCTCCTTCGTTTCATCGGGATTCTCCGTTTCAACAGTCAAAAGGCCGAGAAAGAGGGCTAAAAAAAGAAATGGATCCAGTTCATTATTAACATTCATAATACAAGAATAAAGCGCTGCTACACAATTGCCCATAAAGCTGACATTAAAAGAATATGAACAGATTGTTTAGATTATGCAATCGGTCTATACTCGGACAAATGAAGGAAAATACAGTTAAAAAAATACTTGTTACGGGATTGCCGCTTCTGGCAAGTCAGATGTCCCACTACCTGATGAATGTGGCTGACACAGCTATGGTCGGCCGGCTGGGAGTTGAACAGCTCGCAGCCATTTCCATGTCCAGTTTGTTTTTCTATGTCCTGGCAGTACTTGTGTGGCCCGTTTCGATCGGTGTTCAGGTAATAACTGCCAGACGATACGGCGTTCAGACAAGCCGCGAAAACGATCCTGAAACAAACAAAGCTCATACGGGAGAGGTGCTTGACAACGGGATCGTAACAGGTCTGTTCCTGGGTTTGATCGGTGTAATAGCCGTTGCCGCGGCGCCCCCGGTTCTTTCTCTTCTTATTACAGATAAATCGCTTCTGCCTTTTGCCCTGGGCTACTTATCCATAATGCGTTTTGTCTTCCCCGTCATCGGAGTCGCCAGTGCATTTACCGGTTTTTTAAGCGGTATAAGAAGTACAAAAATCGTCATGTATACGACGCTTGTCCCCAATCTCCTCAATATAGGCCTGAACTACATTTTCATTTTCGGAAAACTTGGCTTTCCGGCTATGGGAATTCGCGGAGCAGCCTTGGGAACCCTCATTGCCAATTGCGCCGCTGTTCTGATTCTCATTGTTTATATTCTGAATTCAAGGAATGCCAAATCCTATAAAGTCTTTCACTTTACGGCTCTGGATAAAACATTGATCGGGAGAGTCGTACAATTATCCTATCCGGCAGCTATTCAAAACGGCGGGGCTTTTGCCATTTTTCTTTTATATGAATCCATGGTAGGAGGAATAGGAACAGTATATCTCGCGTCGACGCATATTGTTTTTTCCATGTACAGGATCAATAAAACCATCGTTGGAGGTTTCGCCCGCGGTGCCTCAATCCTGGCGGGAAATGCAATGGGCACGGACAATCGAGAGGAAGCAAACAGAATCATTATATCTATGGAGAAAATCGCTGCTGTTGTAGGCATCATTATTCTTGTTAGCGTGCTGAGTTTCCCCGACAAAATCGTATCGATTTATACAAGCGACAAAGAAACTATTGAAACAGGTATGAAAGCCTTGAGGTTTTTCTCCTTTTTCTTTTTCGCCGAAGTGATGG contains:
- a CDS encoding AMP-binding protein, with the protein product MILHYQFIETAKKNKSRTAIKDRMTGATITFEKALIASLILSKKFSIYKDKYLGIMIPTSAGAMLSSIGTLMAGKIPVMINYSTGAEENCRYAQRKCGFTTIITSRALLEKIKCPLIDGMICIEDIMTGVTVVDKVAAAIRTKLPARSIINSLPATVEDDTAAILFTSGSEKDPKAVQLSHKNIGSNAIDSYSVLELTPDDVMLSGLPLFHIFGLQTNFWLPLTHGFTAVTYANPLEYKTVVSIMKREGCTAIASTPIFLSGYLRESKPGDFEKLTLIVAGADKTPDWLREGYREKHNIEIVEGYGATETSPVISVNRRNWNKPGSVGLPYPSCHVKIIDIATGEELPIGQEGKIMVSGDLVMKGYLDESQTREAITDGWYFTGDIGLLDEDGFLWHKGRLKRFVKIGGEMVSLVKTEMIIEEVLHEDIECCVVDVPDKVKGASLVCVLTHEIDKDKLIKDLADKLPPIAIPKKFLVIDEFPKMGSGKADFRTIGEMAKEKLA
- the buk gene encoding butyrate kinase encodes the protein MKKILVVNPGSTSTKVALYESGKAGNVKEIASRSITHSRAELDNFETTAAQEAYRADTVAQFLKENNVNELHCCAGRGAPVKALDAGSYGINDIMLNDLRTEKYSNHPSNLGALIAHSVAEQFNCPSLICDPVSVDQFEPYARYSGLPGINRRSRLHALNIRAMARHYGESIGKPLDELNLVVAHLGGGISIVPMKKGRMIDTNDANDGGPFSPQRAGTLPSTLLVKLCFSGEYGSAAELNNVLTKNAGLLAYLGTDDGREIEKRISEGDAEAEEIYHAMTYQIGREIGSAAAALKGEVDAVILTGGLSYAPLCTKWITEYVDWIAPVVVKAGEHELTALAEAGSRYIFGTEELKEY
- a CDS encoding phosphate acyltransferase — protein: MTFQDLAEKLKGGQKPIIAVVAPTGENIYSALKEVEKEGICTFLLVGEEDQIEKECSLFDLNQYAVLSSGNPADDAVDAVLQGKAHVLMKGKVDTSVFMKAVLKRKDELMKSALLSHILVAETAEGKLLGVTDGGMVIDPDLQQKAAITQNAIDVFNNLGVINPKAAVLTAMERVNPSIPASLDAALLSKMAERGQISGGIVDGPLAIDLALSKRACEIKGLKGPVQGDADILVVPDMNTGNIFGKSLILCAGFPSGGMIAGASFPIIMLSRADQASEKKNSIILALAAAGV
- a CDS encoding HAMP domain-containing sensor histidine kinase, giving the protein MATIYPLKGKMKQSFNLKTMFTLFLAAPFIVLIVMIFIFMGIAESRNSSSGPLEAPKYLLYPLTYIIEHDFKPPTDPKGVILILDSAGKVIYSQTDIGDGIDIDKEDTASMLAQIVLKGSTNMSISHYKYNDEPYFCFFDNAMFPAIYKQQMRVGISLFIIIISILGLVFGQISTVIINSSIKKLIDASDRIAEGNLEESINLKYDNEFVHVANAIDRMRVELKEKRNVEQRFVMSVTHDLKTPLTSIQGYLEALSDGVITNRDEVASTVELMQKKASLLDSRINELLDYSRSRTAGWRENWKEINMSTWLQDISSMFRNDASLCGRNYLEKINIDEDTILKGDDKLLSRAFENLFDNACRYTEPGDYIIFSADQREKAECTQIELVFEDSGSGISEENLDKIFELFYRNDRGRNSRGMGIGLASVQTIINDHGGTIQCSNSESGGARFTVILEV
- a CDS encoding MATE family efflux transporter; this translates as MKENTVKKILVTGLPLLASQMSHYLMNVADTAMVGRLGVEQLAAISMSSLFFYVLAVLVWPVSIGVQVITARRYGVQTSRENDPETNKAHTGEVLDNGIVTGLFLGLIGVIAVAAAPPVLSLLITDKSLLPFALGYLSIMRFVFPVIGVASAFTGFLSGIRSTKIVMYTTLVPNLLNIGLNYIFIFGKLGFPAMGIRGAALGTLIANCAAVLILIVYILNSRNAKSYKVFHFTALDKTLIGRVVQLSYPAAIQNGGAFAIFLLYESMVGGIGTVYLASTHIVFSMYRINKTIVGGFARGASILAGNAMGTDNREEANRIIISMEKIAAVVGIIILVSVLSFPDKIVSIYTSDKETIETGMKALRFFSFFFFAEVMGFSLEIIFQNLGWAKFVLFSEALTNILFILASTWLATSVFGLGIYGAWFSFGLYQLFHASILIGGYFSRRWESIKI
- a CDS encoding indolepyruvate oxidoreductase subunit beta, whose protein sequence is MTYNIVLCGVGGQGVLSVAAIIARGAMMEGLQVKQAEVHGMSQRGGAVIATMRISSEEIFSDLISEGQADMILSMEPLESIRHISYLRKGGQLITGKEPFINIPEYPEQDKLYSVIDSIPGSMIIDTKNLAVEAGSQRAQNMVLVGSASKVLPIKEETFLKAIENVFTRKGEEIVTINKKAFVLGRNS
- a CDS encoding response regulator transcription factor, whose product is MHAKVLIIEDEEDIARLIAMYLKRDGIDSDWCETGEEGLQQLEKQAYDILVLDINLPGIDGFETLRKIRKDNNIPVLILSARREDADMLIGFGGGADDYVTKPFSPGVLTARIRAHLNRIAAESSGRETLFQFGEIVFDPAHYILKKGEERIDLSRREMDLLLYLTRNRGRVFSKEQIYKEVWGNEYGDISTVTVHMQRLRKKIEINPAEPQFLMTKYGYGYYLSAEGENETIL
- a CDS encoding thiamine pyrophosphate-dependent enzyme, whose product is MSEMVLLGDEAVAQGAIDAGLSIAYGYPGTPSTEIVEYLQEWKRKEDESLIASWCSNEKTAYEAAVAVSMMGKRALVTMKHVGLNVAADAFMNSVGYTIHGGLVLAVADDPGMHSSQNEQDSRYYADFARTICLEPRNQQEAYEMTKDAFELSEKLHLPVLLKLTTRISHSRAVIKRGEVRPKNEFNPSKDRSHWTNLPFLSRQNYEDLWQQRPVLAEISEKSDYNPLILNGNNRDVAVITTGLAYNYYKEAERDLENKPSHLHISFYPMPEDKIRELAGSAKRVIVIEEGYPFVERFLKGILPQAVQVDGKLNDVIPHLGEITPDICRKAMGLEAFEKAEIPEIEMPGRPPQLCKGCPHTDSYKALNEVMGEYENPVVTSDIGCYTLGYFAPHNAIHSCLDMGAAVTMARGAAEAGAHPVVGVIGDSTFMHTGIQGLVDMLSAGNKVTLMILDNSITAMTGMQQTIVESSGIINVVKGCGVSPEHVRTIIPLPKHHEENVKIIREEVEYNGVSVIIAQRACIHVVKRKYAKG